Within Hyalangium ruber, the genomic segment TGCCTGACGAATTTGGCTCCACTGGCTCGCGTACTTCCCCGACTCTGGATCGCTTGGGTCCGCGACCTCGGTGCGGCGGGCCAGGAAGTCTCCGGCGCTCTTGACCTCCACTGCCTTCTCGGCGAGCCGCGGCAGGGGCGTGGGGCTGAGGAACACGTCGGTCCTCCCGTCGTGCTTTGCCGAGAGCCACGTCACCACCGCCTCGGGGGTCACCTCCGTGACTCGGGCCTCCGGCGCGGACACGAAGACGACCCTCGCGTCGCTCTCGCTGATGAACACCAGGCCTTCGGCCGCCTTCTCCACTTCCTTCCGCAGCTTCTCCAGCGCCTCTGCT encodes:
- a CDS encoding nuclease A inhibitor family protein → MSAEALEKLRKEVEKAAEGLVFISESDARVVFVSAPEARVTEVTPEAVVTWLSAKHDGRTDVFLSPTPLPRLAEKAVEVKSAGDFLARRTEVADPSDPESGKYASQWSQIRQALEEHLQELRVIRFGEAHRGSVDGQISVFVVGRTQEGALAGILTGSVET